In Sulfurimonas sp. hsl 1-7, the DNA window TTTTTTTTAATTAAATAATTTTTAACGGAGGGGTTTTTGCATATGCAAAATGCATATGCAGTGTAGAATTGTTCAAGACAACTAGATAGCTTCGTTATCCTCTTCACCTGTACGGATTCTGATAATTTTATCTACATCACTTACGAAGATTTTACCGTCACCGATTTTTCCAGTACGAGCAGCTTCTACAATTGTACTTACCGTTTGGTCAACCATCTCATCAGCTACAACCATATCCATTTTGATTTTCGGTAAGAAATCTACTACATACTCAGCACCACGGTAAAGTTCAGAGTGCCCTTTTTGACGACCGTAACCTTTTACTTCACTTACAGTCATACCAGTTACACCAATCTCTGCTAGTGCATCTTTCACATCTTCTAATTTAAATGGTTTGATAACCGCTTCTACTCTTTTCATATCTAAAAACTCCATTCATTTCTTCGAAGAGCTTTGTTAGCTCTTCTTTCGATTTTAAAATTGTAACCACTTTTATGGTTTAAATCAACTACTTTATATGTTTAATACTTTTTCGCCATGAACAGCTTCATCAAGACCAAGTTGTTCAGTTTCATCATCAACTCTACCACCACCAGTGATTGCAGCTGCGATATAGTAAACGAT includes these proteins:
- a CDS encoding P-II family nitrogen regulator translates to MKRVEAVIKPFKLEDVKDALAEIGVTGMTVSEVKGYGRQKGHSELYRGAEYVVDFLPKIKMDMVVADEMVDQTVSTIVEAARTGKIGDGKIFVSDVDKIIRIRTGEEDNEAI